Proteins encoded within one genomic window of Apis mellifera strain DH4 linkage group LG1, Amel_HAv3.1, whole genome shotgun sequence:
- the LOC550706 gene encoding probable phosphorylase b kinase regulatory subunit alpha isoform X3: MRSRSNSGVRLDYYQRIVHKIIMKHQNAVTGLFPASPENNHAWVRDNVYCILAVWGLSMAYKKIADADEDRAKTYELEQSCVKLMRGLLMAMMQQKEKVEQFKSSQNPCDALHAKYSSVNGQTVVGDTEWGHLQIDAISLYLLILAQMTASGLQIVFNLDEVAFIQNLVFYIESAYCTPDYGIWERGDKTNHGLPELNASSIGMAKAAMEAMNELDLFGARGGPTSVIHVLADEAQKCQAVLQSMLPRESNSKELDSGLLSVISFPAFAVDEPNLIQLTRDAITKKLQGHYGCKRFLRDGYKTPKEDPNRLYYEPWELRIFENIECEWPLFFCYLIVDYCFQGNKDAVIEYTKQLEQIMIKAEDGIKLVPELYSVETANVSAEYAEPGSQKRIALGRCPFMWAQSLYILGKLLQEGFLAVGELDPLNRRLCSEKKPDVVVQVVILAEDAEIREKIAQHDIHVQTIAEVAPIEVQPAKVLSHLYTYLGRNKKLGLSGRKSRDVGILSTSKLYSLNDKIFAFTPQLTDMTRFYIASDYELMIDIFKGEINFLKSSWQNMLGRPLVVMPLKNIHLDQGKIPLAMITTMKKLKSGYINGTRVSLGNLNDFLSTSCITNLSFLGSSEDGKPDKLNPQVQQYLEEHLMRAFPHRTGLLNRPIIRSGKNLRRKMSVKGAIKKTRSIAVELTDTTLTSNPMQSTSMDRIPSPTNELLSWTNSPKLHRHRGINETQYADTEVEELLTMLRETESLEEQGDILQYLVDSQGLYFNTGMVEEGHPVLIKDLLKDLYEKACQQKMWGIVRHTAGMLGKRVEDLAKAVTDLLVRQKQVTVGMPPTNEHTIVAPLPENELRTLIHQAYGDDESTAMLTQELLVYLAMFIRTEPQLFHEMLRLRVGLIIQVMATELSRTLICTGEEASEHLLNLSPFEMKNLLHHIMSGKEFVISSVGRGNFSVISCKSSKVSKKSQIGGFLSPDQTDGNEAEPDRQGQWLRRRRLDGALNRVPRDFYPRVWQVLERCQGLAIEGRILPQNLTQEMTPGELKFALAVETVLNTIPQPEYRQLIVEALMVLTLITEYNVVTSLGGLIAVEQLVHKANAIFLDDQMKIDGDATLCCAKPKEQRETTAMGNLLCGGAAYVCQHFYDSAPSGSFGTMTYITRAIATLLNCLPKDSDLECSIS; this comes from the exons atgcgTAGTCGTAGTAATTCTGGTGTTCGTTTGGATTATTATCAACGAATTGTACACAAAATCATTATGAAACATCAGAATGCAGTTACAGGACTTTTTCCTGCTAGTCCTGAAAATAATCATGCATGGGTTCGTGATAACGTATACTGTATTCTCGCTGTTTGGGGTCTTTCAATGGCATATAAAAAGATTGCTGATGCAGATGAAGATAGAGCTAAAACATATGAACTTGAACAAAGTTGTGTAAAATTAATGAGAGGTTTATTAATGGCAATGAtgcaacaaaaagaaaaagttgaacAATTTAAATCCAGTCAAAATCCATGTGATGCTTTACATGCTAAATATAGCTCTGTTAATGGACAAACTGTTGTGGGTGATACAGAATGGGGTCATCTTCAAATAGATGCtatatctctttatttattaattttagccCAAATGACAGCATCTGGTTTacaaattgttttcaatttgGATGAG gttgcattcattcaaaatttagtattttatatagaatcagCTTATTGCACTCCTGATTATGGAATTTGGGAAAGAGGAGATAAAACAAATCATGGTTTGCCAGAATTAAATGCTAGTAGTATCGGAATGGCAAAAGCTGCAATGGAAGCAATGAATGAATTGGATTTATTTGGTGCAAGAGGTGGACCTACCTCAGTAATTCATGTATTAGCAGATGAAGCACAAAAATGTCAAGCTGTTTTACAATCTATGTTACCACGTGAATCAAATTCAAAGGAATTAGATAGTGGATTATTATCTGTTATAAGTTTTCCAGCATTTGCTGTAGATGAacctaatttaattcaattaacaaGAGATgcaattactaaaaaattacaagGTCATTATGGATGTAAAAGATTTTTGAGAGATGGATATAAAACGCCAAAAGAAGATCCTAAtag acTTTATTATGAACCATGGGAATTacgtatatttgaaaatatagaatgtgAATGgcctttgtttttttgttatttaattgtgGACTACTGTTTCCAAGGCAATAAAGATGCAGTAATAGAATATACAAAACAATTAGaacaaataatgattaaagcagaagatggaataaaattagtaCCTGAACTATATTCTGTGGAGACTGCAAATGTATCAGCTGAATATGCTGAACCAGGTAGTCAGAAACGTATTGCATTAGGCAGATGTCCATTTATGTGGGCTCAATCTCTTTACATATTAGGAAAGTTATTACAAGaa GGATTTCTTGCTGTGGGAGAATTGGATCCATTAAACAGACGTTTATGTAGTGAAAAGAAACCGGATGTCGTAGTACAAGTTGTTATTTTAGCAGAAGATGcagaaattagagaaaaaatagCTCAACACGATATTCATGTACAAACAATTGCAGAAGTTGCACCAATTGAAGTGCAACCAGCAAAAGTTCTTAgtcatttatatacatatctag gtcgaaataaaaagttagGATTATCTGGGCGTAAATCAAGAGATGTAGGAATTTTGAGTACCagtaaattatattccttgaatgataaaatatttgcattcaCTCCACAG TTGACAGACATGACCCGCTTCTACATCGCATCGGACTATGAGCTCATGATTGACATATTCAAAggcgaaattaatttcttgaagTCTAGCTGGCAGAACATGTTAGGCCGGCCTCTTGTGGTCATGCCCCTCAAGAACATTCATCTAG ATCAAGGAAAGATACCATTAGCAATGATAACtactatgaaaaaattaaaaagtggtTATATTAATGGTACTCGAGTTTCACTAGGAaacttaaatgattttttgagTACATCTTGCATTACAAATCTAAGCTTCTTAGGAAGTTCTGAAGATGGTAAACCCGATAAATTAAATCCTcag gTTCAACAATATTTAGAAGAACATTTGATGCGTGCATTCCCACATCGTACAGGTCTTCTTAATAGACCTATAATTAGaagtggaaaaaatttaagacGCAAAATGTCAGTAAAAGGagctataaaaaaaacaagatcAATTGCTGTAGAAc TGACAGATACAACATTAACTTCTAATCCTATGCAATCAACTTCAATGGATCGAATACCTTCTCctacaaatgaattattatcatGGACAAATTCTCCTAAATTACATAGACATAGAGGTATAAATGAAACTCAATATGCAGATACAGAAGTTGAAGAATTGTTAACTATGCTTCGAGAAACAGAAAGTTTAGAAGAACAAGgagatattttacaatatctt gTTGATTCTCAAGGTCTATATTTCAATACTGGCATGGTAGAAGAAGGTCATCCAGTTTTGATAAAAGATTTACTAAAAGATTTGTATGAAAAAGCATGTCAACAAAAAATGTGGGGTATTGTACGTCATACAGCTGGTATGTTAGGAAAACGGGTCGAAGATTTAGCCAAAGCAGTTACTGATTTATTAGTTCGTCAAAAACAAGTTACGGTTGGAATGCCACCAACTAACGAACATACTATTGTTGCTCCATTGCCAGAAAATGAATTGCGAACTTTAATTCATCAAGCATATGGAGATGATGAATCTACTGCTATGTTGACACAGGAATTACTTGTATATTTAGCGATGTTCATTAGAACTGAACCACAATTGTTTCATGAAATGCTTAGACTTAGAGTAGGTTTAATCATTCAAGTAATGGCTACTGAATTATCAAGAACTCTAATATGTACTGGAGAAGAAGCATCTGAACATTTGCTAAATTTATCAcctttcgaaatgaaaaatcttttacatCATATTATGAGTGGAAAAGAATTTGTTATTAGTAGTG ttGGTCGAGGAAATTTTTCTGTTATCAGTTGTAAATCTAGTAAAGTCAGTaag aaatcacAAATTGGAGGTTTTTTAAGTCCTGATCAAACTGATGGTAATGAAGCAGAACCAGATCGACAAGGTCAATGGTTACGACGAAGAAGATTAGATGGTGCATTAAACAGAGTACCAAGAGATTTTTATCCTCGAGTATGGCAAGTACTCGAACGA tgCCAAGGTTTAGCAATTGAAGGTAGAATTCTTCCTCAAAATCTTACACAGGAAATGACACcaggagaattaaaatttgcattagcAGTAGAAACTGTGTTAAATACTATACCACAACCAGAATATCGTCAATTAATAGTCGAAGCTTTAATGGTATTGACTTTAATAACTGAATATAATGTAGTAACTTCCCTGGGTGGACTTATTGCTGTTGAACAATTAGTTCATAAGGCTAATGCTATTTTTTTAGATGATCAG atgaaAATTGATGGTGATGCTACTTTATGTTGTGCCAAACCAAAAGAGCAACGTGAAACAACTGCAATGGGAAATCTACTTTGTGGTGGAGCAGCATATGTTTGTCAACATTTTTATGATAGTGCTCCAAGTGGTAGTTTTGGAACAATGACATATATTACAAGAGCAATAGctacattattaaattgtttaccaAAAGATAGTGATTTAGAATGttcaatatcataa
- the LOC550706 gene encoding probable phosphorylase b kinase regulatory subunit alpha isoform X1 yields MRSRSNSGVRLDYYQRIVHKIIMKHQNAVTGLFPASPENNHAWVRDNVYCILAVWGLSMAYKKIADADEDRAKTYELEQSCVKLMRGLLMAMMQQKEKVEQFKSSQNPCDALHAKYSSVNGQTVVGDTEWGHLQIDAISLYLLILAQMTASGLQIVFNLDEVAFIQNLVFYIESAYCTPDYGIWERGDKTNHGLPELNASSIGMAKAAMEAMNELDLFGARGGPTSVIHVLADEAQKCQAVLQSMLPRESNSKELDSGLLSVISFPAFAVDEPNLIQLTRDAITKKLQGHYGCKRFLRDGYKTPKEDPNRLYYEPWELRIFENIECEWPLFFCYLIVDYCFQGNKDAVIEYTKQLEQIMIKAEDGIKLVPELYSVETANVSAEYAEPGSQKRIALGRCPFMWAQSLYILGKLLQEGFLAVGELDPLNRRLCSEKKPDVVVQVVILAEDAEIREKIAQHDIHVQTIAEVAPIEVQPAKVLSHLYTYLGRNKKLGLSGRKSRDVGILSTSKLYSLNDKIFAFTPQLTDMTRFYIASDYELMIDIFKGEINFLKSSWQNMLGRPLVVMPLKNIHLDQGKIPLAMITTMKKLKSGYINGTRVSLGNLNDFLSTSCITNLSFLGSSEDGKPDKLNPQVQQYLEEHLMRAFPHRTGLLNRPIIRSGKNLRRKMSVKGAIKKTRSIAVEPEILGMAGEDRRPSAVLNTNPFIEVTDTTLTSNPMQSTSMDRIPSPTNELLSWTNSPKLHRHRGINETQYADTEVEELLTMLRETESLEEQGDILQYLVDSQGLYFNTGMVEEGHPVLIKDLLKDLYEKACQQKMWGIVRHTAGMLGKRVEDLAKAVTDLLVRQKQVTVGMPPTNEHTIVAPLPENELRTLIHQAYGDDESTAMLTQELLVYLAMFIRTEPQLFHEMLRLRVGLIIQVMATELSRTLICTGEEASEHLLNLSPFEMKNLLHHIMSGKEFVISSVGRGNFSVISCKSSKVSKKSQIGGFLSPDQTDGNEAEPDRQGQWLRRRRLDGALNRVPRDFYPRVWQVLERCQGLAIEGRILPQNLTQEMTPGELKFALAVETVLNTIPQPEYRQLIVEALMVLTLITEYNVVTSLGGLIAVEQLVHKANAIFLDDQMKIDGDATLCCAKPKEQRETTAMGNLLCGGAAYVCQHFYDSAPSGSFGTMTYITRAIATLLNCLPKDSDLECSIS; encoded by the exons atgcgTAGTCGTAGTAATTCTGGTGTTCGTTTGGATTATTATCAACGAATTGTACACAAAATCATTATGAAACATCAGAATGCAGTTACAGGACTTTTTCCTGCTAGTCCTGAAAATAATCATGCATGGGTTCGTGATAACGTATACTGTATTCTCGCTGTTTGGGGTCTTTCAATGGCATATAAAAAGATTGCTGATGCAGATGAAGATAGAGCTAAAACATATGAACTTGAACAAAGTTGTGTAAAATTAATGAGAGGTTTATTAATGGCAATGAtgcaacaaaaagaaaaagttgaacAATTTAAATCCAGTCAAAATCCATGTGATGCTTTACATGCTAAATATAGCTCTGTTAATGGACAAACTGTTGTGGGTGATACAGAATGGGGTCATCTTCAAATAGATGCtatatctctttatttattaattttagccCAAATGACAGCATCTGGTTTacaaattgttttcaatttgGATGAG gttgcattcattcaaaatttagtattttatatagaatcagCTTATTGCACTCCTGATTATGGAATTTGGGAAAGAGGAGATAAAACAAATCATGGTTTGCCAGAATTAAATGCTAGTAGTATCGGAATGGCAAAAGCTGCAATGGAAGCAATGAATGAATTGGATTTATTTGGTGCAAGAGGTGGACCTACCTCAGTAATTCATGTATTAGCAGATGAAGCACAAAAATGTCAAGCTGTTTTACAATCTATGTTACCACGTGAATCAAATTCAAAGGAATTAGATAGTGGATTATTATCTGTTATAAGTTTTCCAGCATTTGCTGTAGATGAacctaatttaattcaattaacaaGAGATgcaattactaaaaaattacaagGTCATTATGGATGTAAAAGATTTTTGAGAGATGGATATAAAACGCCAAAAGAAGATCCTAAtag acTTTATTATGAACCATGGGAATTacgtatatttgaaaatatagaatgtgAATGgcctttgtttttttgttatttaattgtgGACTACTGTTTCCAAGGCAATAAAGATGCAGTAATAGAATATACAAAACAATTAGaacaaataatgattaaagcagaagatggaataaaattagtaCCTGAACTATATTCTGTGGAGACTGCAAATGTATCAGCTGAATATGCTGAACCAGGTAGTCAGAAACGTATTGCATTAGGCAGATGTCCATTTATGTGGGCTCAATCTCTTTACATATTAGGAAAGTTATTACAAGaa GGATTTCTTGCTGTGGGAGAATTGGATCCATTAAACAGACGTTTATGTAGTGAAAAGAAACCGGATGTCGTAGTACAAGTTGTTATTTTAGCAGAAGATGcagaaattagagaaaaaatagCTCAACACGATATTCATGTACAAACAATTGCAGAAGTTGCACCAATTGAAGTGCAACCAGCAAAAGTTCTTAgtcatttatatacatatctag gtcgaaataaaaagttagGATTATCTGGGCGTAAATCAAGAGATGTAGGAATTTTGAGTACCagtaaattatattccttgaatgataaaatatttgcattcaCTCCACAG TTGACAGACATGACCCGCTTCTACATCGCATCGGACTATGAGCTCATGATTGACATATTCAAAggcgaaattaatttcttgaagTCTAGCTGGCAGAACATGTTAGGCCGGCCTCTTGTGGTCATGCCCCTCAAGAACATTCATCTAG ATCAAGGAAAGATACCATTAGCAATGATAACtactatgaaaaaattaaaaagtggtTATATTAATGGTACTCGAGTTTCACTAGGAaacttaaatgattttttgagTACATCTTGCATTACAAATCTAAGCTTCTTAGGAAGTTCTGAAGATGGTAAACCCGATAAATTAAATCCTcag gTTCAACAATATTTAGAAGAACATTTGATGCGTGCATTCCCACATCGTACAGGTCTTCTTAATAGACCTATAATTAGaagtggaaaaaatttaagacGCAAAATGTCAGTAAAAGGagctataaaaaaaacaagatcAATTGCTGTAGAAc cTGAAATTCTTGGGATGGCAGGAGAAGATAGAAGACCTTCTGctgttttaaatacaaatccaTTTATTGAAGTGACAGATACAACATTAACTTCTAATCCTATGCAATCAACTTCAATGGATCGAATACCTTCTCctacaaatgaattattatcatGGACAAATTCTCCTAAATTACATAGACATAGAGGTATAAATGAAACTCAATATGCAGATACAGAAGTTGAAGAATTGTTAACTATGCTTCGAGAAACAGAAAGTTTAGAAGAACAAGgagatattttacaatatctt gTTGATTCTCAAGGTCTATATTTCAATACTGGCATGGTAGAAGAAGGTCATCCAGTTTTGATAAAAGATTTACTAAAAGATTTGTATGAAAAAGCATGTCAACAAAAAATGTGGGGTATTGTACGTCATACAGCTGGTATGTTAGGAAAACGGGTCGAAGATTTAGCCAAAGCAGTTACTGATTTATTAGTTCGTCAAAAACAAGTTACGGTTGGAATGCCACCAACTAACGAACATACTATTGTTGCTCCATTGCCAGAAAATGAATTGCGAACTTTAATTCATCAAGCATATGGAGATGATGAATCTACTGCTATGTTGACACAGGAATTACTTGTATATTTAGCGATGTTCATTAGAACTGAACCACAATTGTTTCATGAAATGCTTAGACTTAGAGTAGGTTTAATCATTCAAGTAATGGCTACTGAATTATCAAGAACTCTAATATGTACTGGAGAAGAAGCATCTGAACATTTGCTAAATTTATCAcctttcgaaatgaaaaatcttttacatCATATTATGAGTGGAAAAGAATTTGTTATTAGTAGTG ttGGTCGAGGAAATTTTTCTGTTATCAGTTGTAAATCTAGTAAAGTCAGTaag aaatcacAAATTGGAGGTTTTTTAAGTCCTGATCAAACTGATGGTAATGAAGCAGAACCAGATCGACAAGGTCAATGGTTACGACGAAGAAGATTAGATGGTGCATTAAACAGAGTACCAAGAGATTTTTATCCTCGAGTATGGCAAGTACTCGAACGA tgCCAAGGTTTAGCAATTGAAGGTAGAATTCTTCCTCAAAATCTTACACAGGAAATGACACcaggagaattaaaatttgcattagcAGTAGAAACTGTGTTAAATACTATACCACAACCAGAATATCGTCAATTAATAGTCGAAGCTTTAATGGTATTGACTTTAATAACTGAATATAATGTAGTAACTTCCCTGGGTGGACTTATTGCTGTTGAACAATTAGTTCATAAGGCTAATGCTATTTTTTTAGATGATCAG atgaaAATTGATGGTGATGCTACTTTATGTTGTGCCAAACCAAAAGAGCAACGTGAAACAACTGCAATGGGAAATCTACTTTGTGGTGGAGCAGCATATGTTTGTCAACATTTTTATGATAGTGCTCCAAGTGGTAGTTTTGGAACAATGACATATATTACAAGAGCAATAGctacattattaaattgtttaccaAAAGATAGTGATTTAGAATGttcaatatcataa
- the LOC550706 gene encoding probable phosphorylase b kinase regulatory subunit alpha isoform X4: MRSRSNSGVRLDYYQRIVHKIIMKHQNAVTGLFPASPENNHAWVRDNVYCILAVWGLSMAYKKIADADEDRAKTYELEQSCVKLMRGLLMAMMQQKEKVEQFKSSQNPCDALHAKYSSVNGQTVVGDTEWGHLQIDAISLYLLILAQMTASGLQIVFNLDEVAFIQNLVFYIESAYCTPDYGIWERGDKTNHGLPELNASSIGMAKAAMEAMNELDLFGARGGPTSVIHVLADEAQKCQAVLQSMLPRESNSKELDSGLLSVISFPAFAVDEPNLIQLTRDAITKKLQGHYGCKRFLRDGYKTPKEDPNRLYYEPWELRIFENIECEWPLFFCYLIVDYCFQGNKDAVIEYTKQLEQIMIKAEDGIKLVPELYSVETANVSAEYAEPGSQKRIALGRCPFMWAQSLYILGKLLQEGFLAVGELDPLNRRLCSEKKPDVVVQVVILAEDAEIREKIAQHDIHVQTIAEVAPIEVQPAKVLSHLYTYLGRNKKLGLSGRKSRDVGILSTSKLYSLNDKIFAFTPQNFDAEEYYTTNDAALLANTFTTNLAFLTINWKQMLGRPTITLVATHNHLDQGKIPLAMITTMKKLKSGYINGTRVSLGNLNDFLSTSCITNLSFLGSSEDGKPDKLNPQVQQYLEEHLMRAFPHRTGLLNRPIIRSGKNLRRKMSVKGAIKKTRSIAVELTDTTLTSNPMQSTSMDRIPSPTNELLSWTNSPKLHRHRGINETQYADTEVEELLTMLRETESLEEQGDILQYLVDSQGLYFNTGMVEEGHPVLIKDLLKDLYEKACQQKMWGIVRHTAGMLGKRVEDLAKAVTDLLVRQKQVTVGMPPTNEHTIVAPLPENELRTLIHQAYGDDESTAMLTQELLVYLAMFIRTEPQLFHEMLRLRVGLIIQVMATELSRTLICTGEEASEHLLNLSPFEMKNLLHHIMSGKEFVISSVGRGNFSVISCKSSKVSKKSQIGGFLSPDQTDGNEAEPDRQGQWLRRRRLDGALNRVPRDFYPRVWQVLERCQGLAIEGRILPQNLTQEMTPGELKFALAVETVLNTIPQPEYRQLIVEALMVLTLITEYNVVTSLGGLIAVEQLVHKANAIFLDDQMKIDGDATLCCAKPKEQRETTAMGNLLCGGAAYVCQHFYDSAPSGSFGTMTYITRAIATLLNCLPKDSDLECSIS, encoded by the exons atgcgTAGTCGTAGTAATTCTGGTGTTCGTTTGGATTATTATCAACGAATTGTACACAAAATCATTATGAAACATCAGAATGCAGTTACAGGACTTTTTCCTGCTAGTCCTGAAAATAATCATGCATGGGTTCGTGATAACGTATACTGTATTCTCGCTGTTTGGGGTCTTTCAATGGCATATAAAAAGATTGCTGATGCAGATGAAGATAGAGCTAAAACATATGAACTTGAACAAAGTTGTGTAAAATTAATGAGAGGTTTATTAATGGCAATGAtgcaacaaaaagaaaaagttgaacAATTTAAATCCAGTCAAAATCCATGTGATGCTTTACATGCTAAATATAGCTCTGTTAATGGACAAACTGTTGTGGGTGATACAGAATGGGGTCATCTTCAAATAGATGCtatatctctttatttattaattttagccCAAATGACAGCATCTGGTTTacaaattgttttcaatttgGATGAG gttgcattcattcaaaatttagtattttatatagaatcagCTTATTGCACTCCTGATTATGGAATTTGGGAAAGAGGAGATAAAACAAATCATGGTTTGCCAGAATTAAATGCTAGTAGTATCGGAATGGCAAAAGCTGCAATGGAAGCAATGAATGAATTGGATTTATTTGGTGCAAGAGGTGGACCTACCTCAGTAATTCATGTATTAGCAGATGAAGCACAAAAATGTCAAGCTGTTTTACAATCTATGTTACCACGTGAATCAAATTCAAAGGAATTAGATAGTGGATTATTATCTGTTATAAGTTTTCCAGCATTTGCTGTAGATGAacctaatttaattcaattaacaaGAGATgcaattactaaaaaattacaagGTCATTATGGATGTAAAAGATTTTTGAGAGATGGATATAAAACGCCAAAAGAAGATCCTAAtag acTTTATTATGAACCATGGGAATTacgtatatttgaaaatatagaatgtgAATGgcctttgtttttttgttatttaattgtgGACTACTGTTTCCAAGGCAATAAAGATGCAGTAATAGAATATACAAAACAATTAGaacaaataatgattaaagcagaagatggaataaaattagtaCCTGAACTATATTCTGTGGAGACTGCAAATGTATCAGCTGAATATGCTGAACCAGGTAGTCAGAAACGTATTGCATTAGGCAGATGTCCATTTATGTGGGCTCAATCTCTTTACATATTAGGAAAGTTATTACAAGaa GGATTTCTTGCTGTGGGAGAATTGGATCCATTAAACAGACGTTTATGTAGTGAAAAGAAACCGGATGTCGTAGTACAAGTTGTTATTTTAGCAGAAGATGcagaaattagagaaaaaatagCTCAACACGATATTCATGTACAAACAATTGCAGAAGTTGCACCAATTGAAGTGCAACCAGCAAAAGTTCTTAgtcatttatatacatatctag gtcgaaataaaaagttagGATTATCTGGGCGTAAATCAAGAGATGTAGGAATTTTGAGTACCagtaaattatattccttgaatgataaaatatttgcattcaCTCCACAG AACTTTGACGCGGAGGAGTACTACACGACAAATGATGCAGCCCTCCTTGCCAACACTTTTACAACCAACTTGGCCTTCCTCACCATCAACTGGAAGCAAATGCTCGGCAGGCCAACTATAACACTTGTTGCTACTCATAATCATCTAG ATCAAGGAAAGATACCATTAGCAATGATAACtactatgaaaaaattaaaaagtggtTATATTAATGGTACTCGAGTTTCACTAGGAaacttaaatgattttttgagTACATCTTGCATTACAAATCTAAGCTTCTTAGGAAGTTCTGAAGATGGTAAACCCGATAAATTAAATCCTcag gTTCAACAATATTTAGAAGAACATTTGATGCGTGCATTCCCACATCGTACAGGTCTTCTTAATAGACCTATAATTAGaagtggaaaaaatttaagacGCAAAATGTCAGTAAAAGGagctataaaaaaaacaagatcAATTGCTGTAGAAc TGACAGATACAACATTAACTTCTAATCCTATGCAATCAACTTCAATGGATCGAATACCTTCTCctacaaatgaattattatcatGGACAAATTCTCCTAAATTACATAGACATAGAGGTATAAATGAAACTCAATATGCAGATACAGAAGTTGAAGAATTGTTAACTATGCTTCGAGAAACAGAAAGTTTAGAAGAACAAGgagatattttacaatatctt gTTGATTCTCAAGGTCTATATTTCAATACTGGCATGGTAGAAGAAGGTCATCCAGTTTTGATAAAAGATTTACTAAAAGATTTGTATGAAAAAGCATGTCAACAAAAAATGTGGGGTATTGTACGTCATACAGCTGGTATGTTAGGAAAACGGGTCGAAGATTTAGCCAAAGCAGTTACTGATTTATTAGTTCGTCAAAAACAAGTTACGGTTGGAATGCCACCAACTAACGAACATACTATTGTTGCTCCATTGCCAGAAAATGAATTGCGAACTTTAATTCATCAAGCATATGGAGATGATGAATCTACTGCTATGTTGACACAGGAATTACTTGTATATTTAGCGATGTTCATTAGAACTGAACCACAATTGTTTCATGAAATGCTTAGACTTAGAGTAGGTTTAATCATTCAAGTAATGGCTACTGAATTATCAAGAACTCTAATATGTACTGGAGAAGAAGCATCTGAACATTTGCTAAATTTATCAcctttcgaaatgaaaaatcttttacatCATATTATGAGTGGAAAAGAATTTGTTATTAGTAGTG ttGGTCGAGGAAATTTTTCTGTTATCAGTTGTAAATCTAGTAAAGTCAGTaag aaatcacAAATTGGAGGTTTTTTAAGTCCTGATCAAACTGATGGTAATGAAGCAGAACCAGATCGACAAGGTCAATGGTTACGACGAAGAAGATTAGATGGTGCATTAAACAGAGTACCAAGAGATTTTTATCCTCGAGTATGGCAAGTACTCGAACGA tgCCAAGGTTTAGCAATTGAAGGTAGAATTCTTCCTCAAAATCTTACACAGGAAATGACACcaggagaattaaaatttgcattagcAGTAGAAACTGTGTTAAATACTATACCACAACCAGAATATCGTCAATTAATAGTCGAAGCTTTAATGGTATTGACTTTAATAACTGAATATAATGTAGTAACTTCCCTGGGTGGACTTATTGCTGTTGAACAATTAGTTCATAAGGCTAATGCTATTTTTTTAGATGATCAG atgaaAATTGATGGTGATGCTACTTTATGTTGTGCCAAACCAAAAGAGCAACGTGAAACAACTGCAATGGGAAATCTACTTTGTGGTGGAGCAGCATATGTTTGTCAACATTTTTATGATAGTGCTCCAAGTGGTAGTTTTGGAACAATGACATATATTACAAGAGCAATAGctacattattaaattgtttaccaAAAGATAGTGATTTAGAATGttcaatatcataa